Proteins encoded within one genomic window of Pantoea eucalypti:
- a CDS encoding alpha/beta hydrolase yields the protein MNRKWKTAKRRLWRLGIVTGLVLLLLLIIRIYEAERGPELKRWHTWIPHELTASQLDNATYADYLNAEDHLFNEMKQQVSDKLEAEDKTPLNRYYAGSMIYPGRFVQDWNRSYILRPTGTPRGAVVLLHGLTDSPYSLRHVADVYYQQGYAVVAIRLPGHGTVPAGLTDVDWQDWMAATRLAVREATRLAGTQTPLHLVGFSNGGALAVKYALDSLDDHTLRRPQQLILLSPMIGVTRFARFAGIAGLPAVFPAFSKTAWLNIVPEFNPFKYNSFPVHAARQTYLLTQALQKEIQHYARNKQLSAFPPVLTFQSVMDSTVSTSSVIRSLYNFLPENGSELVLFDINQAVSVSPLFRHSSYTAVNQLLPAARRRYASTVITNASATSLEMVTKSVPAGEIQEQIKPLAIDYPAGLYSLSHVAIPFPAEDGLYGSAPAKKNEFGISFGTLSLRGESAVLIVGLDSIMRATSNPFYPYMIEQIDHHISCSDKPPLAACLSHF from the coding sequence ATGAACCGGAAGTGGAAAACGGCTAAACGCAGACTCTGGCGGCTGGGGATAGTGACGGGGCTGGTATTACTGCTACTTCTGATTATCCGCATTTATGAAGCCGAGCGCGGACCGGAGTTAAAGCGCTGGCACACCTGGATTCCCCATGAGCTGACCGCGAGCCAGCTGGATAACGCAACTTATGCTGATTATCTCAATGCCGAAGACCATCTTTTTAATGAGATGAAGCAGCAGGTCAGCGACAAACTTGAAGCTGAAGACAAAACGCCACTTAATCGATATTACGCCGGCAGCATGATCTACCCTGGCCGTTTCGTGCAGGACTGGAACCGTTCTTATATCCTGCGACCAACGGGCACCCCGCGCGGTGCCGTTGTCCTGTTACATGGTCTGACCGACAGTCCCTATAGCCTGCGCCATGTGGCAGACGTTTATTATCAACAGGGTTATGCGGTCGTCGCGATAAGGTTACCGGGTCACGGTACGGTGCCTGCCGGTTTGACGGATGTAGACTGGCAGGACTGGATGGCCGCCACACGTCTCGCAGTAAGAGAAGCGACCCGTCTGGCAGGCACGCAGACGCCGCTGCATCTGGTCGGTTTCTCTAACGGTGGGGCGCTGGCGGTAAAATACGCGCTCGACAGCCTGGATGATCACACACTGCGTCGTCCGCAACAGCTCATACTGTTATCGCCGATGATTGGTGTAACGCGTTTTGCCCGCTTTGCCGGTATTGCCGGGCTGCCCGCTGTATTTCCGGCGTTTTCAAAAACCGCGTGGCTGAACATCGTGCCGGAGTTTAATCCCTTTAAATATAACTCTTTCCCGGTTCACGCTGCCCGTCAGACCTATTTGCTGACGCAGGCGCTGCAGAAAGAGATCCAGCATTACGCACGGAATAAACAGCTGTCTGCCTTCCCGCCGGTACTCACTTTCCAGTCGGTTATGGATTCTACTGTCAGCACATCCTCGGTGATCCGCTCGTTGTACAATTTCCTGCCGGAGAATGGCAGTGAGCTGGTGCTATTCGATATCAATCAGGCGGTCAGCGTCAGTCCGCTATTTCGTCACTCCTCATACACTGCGGTAAATCAGCTTTTGCCCGCTGCCCGTCGCCGTTATGCCTCAACGGTTATCACTAATGCCTCAGCGACGTCGCTGGAAATGGTAACGAAAAGCGTGCCTGCCGGTGAGATTCAGGAACAGATTAAACCGCTGGCAATTGATTATCCGGCAGGTCTCTACTCGCTGTCGCATGTTGCCATTCCATTTCCTGCTGAGGATGGTTTATATGGCAGTGCACCCGCTAAGAAGAATGAGTTTGGTATTAGTTTTGGGACGCTGTCACTACGCGGA